TACCGCGCCAACTGGCAGTCCCGGCAGATGGAAGAGGCCCTGCGCGCCCAGAACCTGCCCTACCGGCTGGTGGGCGGGGTGAAGTTCTACGAGCGGCAGGAGGTCAAGGACCTCATCTCCTACCTGCGGCTCATCTCGAACCCCTTCGATCTGGTGAGCTTCCGTCGCTGCGTGAACGCGCCCAGCCGCGGCGTGGGGCCCACCACGCTGGGGAAGATCGAGGCGGCCATTCCCGAGGGCGGCACGCCGCTCGAAGGGCTCGCGCTGCTGCTGAGGGCGGGCGAGCTGAAGGGCCGAGCCCAGCGGGAGTTGGGCAAGTTCCTCGAGCTGTTCCACCGCGCCGGATCGGAGCGCGAAGCCCAGGGGCTGGCGGGCCTGGTGAAGTGGGTGCTCCAGGAGAGCGGCTACCTCCAGAGCCTGGAGGATGAGGCCACGCTGGAGGCCGAAGGGCGCATCCGCAACCTGGAGGAATTCCTCAGCGCCGCCGCCGAATCCGAATCCCTGGGCCTGCGCCTGTCGGAGTTCCTGGATCGGATCACCCTGGCCTCGGACACGGACCAGCTGGAGGAGGCCGCGCAGCTCAGCCTCATGACCATCCACTGCGCCAAGGGGCTGGAGTTCCCCTATGTGTTCGTCATCGGCATGGAGGAGGATGTCTTCCCCAACCGCAATGCCCGGGAGACGCCGGAGGGCCTGGAGGAAGAGCGCAGGCTCTTCTATGTGGCCATCACCCGGGCCCAGCGGCGCCTCACCCTCAGCGCCGCCCGCCGCCGCCGCATCATGGGCACCGAGATGCTCTCCATGCCCAGCCGCTTCCTGCGGGAGATTCCCGCCGAGGCCCTGACGGCGCCCATCCGATGGGGCACCGAGCTCTACCAGTCGGGCGAGGGCGTGCGGCCGGGCAGCTCCTTCACCCGCGGGTCCGGCGGCGCTTCCGTGGCGACGGAACTGCAGCGCATCCGCAGCTTCTTCGACCGGGTGAAGGAGGTTCCGGCTCCTTCGGGTGAACCGGAGGGCGACCGGTTCTCCGAACCTGCCGAATCCAAAGATCCGACTGCTTTCGAGGCGGGAACGCGGGTGAAGAGCGCCCGGTTCGGCGCAGGCACGGTGCTGGCCTCCTCCGGCCGGGGGGATGGCCTGACCTACACCGTGCGATTCGATCAGGGCGGCGACAAGCGCATCATGGCGCGGTTCGGGGGGCTGGAGCGGGTCTGATCCAGCCGGCCCGCACCTCTTCCCTTGCGTCCGGCGCGGTGACGGTCCTCTCCCTCACAGCAGGTCCTGCAGGGCCTCCTCCGGCGAAGGGAAACGGAAGGGGAAGCCGAGAACCTCGGCTTTGCCGGGATGGACGAAGGCGCCCTGCAGAAGGAGGTCGCGGCCGAGTTCCCCCAGGGCCAGGCGGACGCCGGCGGCGGCGAGGAACCCCGGGATGGGCGCCAGCGGGCGGTGGAGCTGCTTCGACAGCAGCCGGAGAAAGACCGCCTGGGACACGGGCTCGGGGGCCGTGGCATTGAAGGGGCCCTCCCAGGCCGGGTTCCGGGCCGCCGCCATCAGCATGGCCACCAGGTCGTGGAGGTGGATCCAGCTGAGGCCCTGACGGCCGTCCCCGAGTCGGCTGCCGGCCCACAGCCGCACGGGGAGCGCCATCTTCGGCAGGGCCCCGCCGTTCCGGGCCAGCACCACGCCGAGGCGCGCGATCGCCACGCGCATGCCCAGGCTCCGGGCGGTCAGGGCCGCGGCTTCCCAGGCTTGGCAGGTCTCCGGCAGGAAGCCCGTGCCGGCCGGGCTCAGCTCGCTCAGGGGGGTGTCGTCGGGGGCCGCGCCGTAGTAGCCGATGGCCGAGGCGTTCACCAGCACGGCAGGGCGGCGGGCGCAGGCCCGGAGACCCTCGACCAGAGCCTCCGTGGGGCCCACCCGGCTCTGGAGGAGGACCTGCTTCCGCTTGGCGGTCCAGCGCCGGTCCGCGATGCCCTCGCCGGCGAGGTTGAAGACCGCATCCGCGCCATCCAGGGCTTCGGCGGGATCCTCCCACCCCTGAGCCCTGGCCCCGGGAGGCAGCACCGCCGAGCCCGGTCGGCGCGTGAGGACCACCACTTCGGCGCCCGCGGCCACCAGGGCCTTCACCAGGGCCCGACCCACCAGGCCGGTGCCTCCGGCCACCACCACGCGTTGCAAGGGCTGTTCGGCCATGGCGGACTCCGCTCCGGATGCAAGCATAGGCCTTCCCGGGCCGGCGTCCGGCCGGGAAAACCCGCCTGTCCAGGTCCGGGTACCATGGGGCTGGCCTTGAGCCCCGGGCGGGCTCCCCTTCGCCGAGGACCCCATGCGCTTCCTGCTCTCCAACCTGTCGTTGAACCTGGGTGAGGAGGCGCTCGATCTGGCGAGGCCGCTGGCCCATGCCCTGGGCGGGGCGCCGGGGGACTACCGCGCGGTGGTGCTGGAGCGCCGCAGCCTGGATGCCCGCCACAAGGGAGCCATCCGCTTCCTGACGACCCTCAGCTTCGAGACGGACCGTGCCTTGGAGCTGGGGCCGAGGCCCGGCGGGCTCAAGCTCGACCGGGCGCCGGAGCCGGCCCCCTACGCGGTGGTCCCGCCCCCCCGCCGTCCGCGGGTGGTGGTGGTGGGCAGCGGCCCTGCGGGGACCTTCTGCGCCCTGCGCCTGCTGGACTACGGCATTGAACCCATCGTGCTGGAGCGGGGGCCCGCCATGGGCGAACGGGTGCAGGCCATCGCGGGCCTGTGGAAGGACGCGGTGCTGGACCCCGAGGCCAATGCCCAGTTCGGCGAGGGCGGGGCGGGCACCTTCAGCGATGGCAAACTCACCACGCGTATCGGGCACCCGGCCACGCGCTATGTGCTGGATGCCTTCGTGCGCTTCGGCGCGAACCCCCGGATCCTCTACCTCGCCAAGCCCCATGTGGGCACGGATGTCATCCGCCGCTGCACGGTGCTCATCCGCAAGGAGGCCGAGGCCCGGGGTGCCCGGTACCGGTTCCGGGCCCGGCTGGCGGAGGTCCGCTTCGATGACCAGGGCCGCGTCCGCGCGGCGGTGCTGGCCAGCGGCGAGGAGCTCCCCTGCGAGGCCCTGGTGCTGGCGCCGGGCCACAGCGCCCGGGACACCTTCGAAATGCTGCACGGCCATGGCGTGGCCATGCGCCAGAAGCCCTTCGCCATGGGCGTGCGGGTGGAACATCCTCAAGATCTCATTGACCGGTCCCAGTACGGCCCCAGCGCGGGCCACCCCTCCCTGCCCGCCGCGGACTACAAGCTGGTCTGCAACTTCGGCCTCAACCGCGCGGCCTACAGTTTCTGCATGTGCCCCGGCGGCGAAGTCATCCAGTGCAGCAGCGAGCCCGGTGGCGTGGTGGTGAACGGCATGAGCAACGAGAAACGCGACTCGGGTTTCGCCAACTCAGGCCTGGTGGCCAAGGTGAACACGGCGGATTTCGGCAGCGACCACCTCCTCGGGGGCATGTACTTCCAGCGGAAGTGGGAGCAGGCCGCCTTCCGGGCCGCGGGGGAGACCTACGGCGCCCCCGCCATGGCCGTGCAGGATTTCCTGAAGGGCCGCGCCACGGGCAAGCTGCCGCGGACCAGCTTCAAGCCCTTCGCCGTCGCGGCGGATCTGAGCATGTGCCTGCCGGGCTTCGTCCAGGAGCAGCTGGCCGGGGCGCTGCCCACCTTCGACCAGAAGATCCACGGCTTCGCCAGCCGCGAAGCCATCCTCCTGGCCATCGAGAGCCGCACCAGCAGCCCCATCCAGCTGCTGCGCGGCGAGGACGGGCAATCCGTGTCCCACCCGGGGCTCTACCCCTGCGGGGAAGGCGCGGGTTTCGCGGGCGGCATCACCTCCGCCGCAGTGGACGGCATCCGCGTGGCCGAGTGGATCGCCCAGAGCGCGGGGGCTCCCGTGTTCCAGCCCTTCGAGAAGCAGGTCCGGGCCGGCGACCTGGCGAACGAGTACTGAGGGGGAGGCCCGTCCCGGCGGTCAGTGCCGCTTGGGGGGCTGGTCCAGCAGGGACCCCGGATGCAGGCGGAAGGCGAGGGTCAGGTTGAAGGTGGCCCACTGGGGCTCGCCGTTCAGCCGGGCGGGTTCGAAGACCCACTGCAGGGCGTACCGGAGGGCCGTGGGCTTCAATTCGGCGGGGCCGCTGACGGCGATGGCCCGCCTGGGCCGGCCATCTGGATCGATGGTGACCTGGGCGACCACGGTGCCTTCGGTGCCCTGGCTGAGGGAGGCCGCGGGGTAGGGCGGAGCCGGCGGGCGCACCTTGACCTTCACGCGGCTGAAGTCCATCTCCTGGGCCTTCGGCCGCTCCGGCGCCGGGCGCTGGGCCGCATCCGCCTGGGCGGGGGCGGCGAGGGGTTGGACCGTCAGGGGCGGCGTCGTCCCACCCCGGGAAAGCCGGATGAGATGCGCGGCCATGCTCAGGACGATCTGCCGGGTCTGGAAGAGGAGCCCCTGGTCGCCCGCCTGGGCCGCCATGTAGTTGGCGCCCCACTCCTGGGGAGGTGTCTTTGCGCCGGCCTTCTGGGAGTCCAGGGGGAGCAGGCGTTCGCTGACGCTGAGGAGGCAGGTCCCCTCGCCGTACTGGAGCGTGATGGGGCTGACCTCCAGGCAGTAGGCCCCCTCCGCGCCTTCGACCTCGGAGGCGGGCAGGACGGGGAGGCCATTGCGGGTGAAGAAGGTGGTGAGATCCTCCCGGACCTGATCCGGGTCCAGACCCACCGCCGCCCGGTTCGAATCGGGAATGAGCACCTTCAGGCTGACCGAACGGACGGGGCCCAGGCTCGCCGTGGGCCCGGGGGCCTGGGCCCCGAGGGCGGAGGCGAGGCACAGGATGGCGGCGGGTTGGGGCATGGAGGCTCCGGGGAACCCCCATCATTTCATGCCTTCGGGGTCGGTAATCCGCTATCGTGACTCTCGCGCCGACCCGAAGGCGCGCCCCTGTCCCG
The window above is part of the Geothrix sp. genome. Proteins encoded here:
- a CDS encoding UvrD-helicase domain-containing protein, which gives rise to MLGALSDPSTHPLLRNLNAPQREAVQHARGPLLILAGAGSGKTTVITRRIAWLIEEEGVHPGSILAMTFTNKAAEEMRERVQRLVSVPAAQMWVSTFHSFCTRILRREGERTPVGRDFVIFDPADQKSLVKQVLAELKLPEKQFHPKKVLEIISDFKNRCLLPEEAREEALDPWTRKVLDAYDLYQKGLKNHRACDFDDLLLWTERLFRDPVMQATYGERFRYILVDEYQDTNRAQYLLVQHLARRHHNLCVVGDEDQSIYGWRGADIRNILDFQQDFPEAVRIELLQNYRSTKKILDAASEVIANNSQRVEGKGSLKTDLGDGESIQFKLADEGRLEAEWVVQRIQELRYLEPEIKVAVLYRANWQSRQMEEALRAQNLPYRLVGGVKFYERQEVKDLISYLRLISNPFDLVSFRRCVNAPSRGVGPTTLGKIEAAIPEGGTPLEGLALLLRAGELKGRAQRELGKFLELFHRAGSEREAQGLAGLVKWVLQESGYLQSLEDEATLEAEGRIRNLEEFLSAAAESESLGLRLSEFLDRITLASDTDQLEEAAQLSLMTIHCAKGLEFPYVFVIGMEEDVFPNRNARETPEGLEEERRLFYVAITRAQRRLTLSAARRRRIMGTEMLSMPSRFLREIPAEALTAPIRWGTELYQSGEGVRPGSSFTRGSGGASVATELQRIRSFFDRVKEVPAPSGEPEGDRFSEPAESKDPTAFEAGTRVKSARFGAGTVLASSGRGDGLTYTVRFDQGGDKRIMARFGGLERV
- a CDS encoding TIGR01777 family oxidoreductase, producing MAEQPLQRVVVAGGTGLVGRALVKALVAAGAEVVVLTRRPGSAVLPPGARAQGWEDPAEALDGADAVFNLAGEGIADRRWTAKRKQVLLQSRVGPTEALVEGLRACARRPAVLVNASAIGYYGAAPDDTPLSELSPAGTGFLPETCQAWEAAALTARSLGMRVAIARLGVVLARNGGALPKMALPVRLWAGSRLGDGRQGLSWIHLHDLVAMLMAAARNPAWEGPFNATAPEPVSQAVFLRLLSKQLHRPLAPIPGFLAAAGVRLALGELGRDLLLQGAFVHPGKAEVLGFPFRFPSPEEALQDLL
- a CDS encoding FAD-dependent protein, encoding MRFLLSNLSLNLGEEALDLARPLAHALGGAPGDYRAVVLERRSLDARHKGAIRFLTTLSFETDRALELGPRPGGLKLDRAPEPAPYAVVPPPRRPRVVVVGSGPAGTFCALRLLDYGIEPIVLERGPAMGERVQAIAGLWKDAVLDPEANAQFGEGGAGTFSDGKLTTRIGHPATRYVLDAFVRFGANPRILYLAKPHVGTDVIRRCTVLIRKEAEARGARYRFRARLAEVRFDDQGRVRAAVLASGEELPCEALVLAPGHSARDTFEMLHGHGVAMRQKPFAMGVRVEHPQDLIDRSQYGPSAGHPSLPAADYKLVCNFGLNRAAYSFCMCPGGEVIQCSSEPGGVVVNGMSNEKRDSGFANSGLVAKVNTADFGSDHLLGGMYFQRKWEQAAFRAAGETYGAPAMAVQDFLKGRATGKLPRTSFKPFAVAADLSMCLPGFVQEQLAGALPTFDQKIHGFASREAILLAIESRTSSPIQLLRGEDGQSVSHPGLYPCGEGAGFAGGITSAAVDGIRVAEWIAQSAGAPVFQPFEKQVRAGDLANEY
- a CDS encoding energy transducer TonB, with the protein product MPQPAAILCLASALGAQAPGPTASLGPVRSVSLKVLIPDSNRAAVGLDPDQVREDLTTFFTRNGLPVLPASEVEGAEGAYCLEVSPITLQYGEGTCLLSVSERLLPLDSQKAGAKTPPQEWGANYMAAQAGDQGLLFQTRQIVLSMAAHLIRLSRGGTTPPLTVQPLAAPAQADAAQRPAPERPKAQEMDFSRVKVKVRPPAPPYPAASLSQGTEGTVVAQVTIDPDGRPRRAIAVSGPAELKPTALRYALQWVFEPARLNGEPQWATFNLTLAFRLHPGSLLDQPPKRH